Proteins encoded in a region of the Mycteria americana isolate JAX WOST 10 ecotype Jacksonville Zoo and Gardens chromosome 9, USCA_MyAme_1.0, whole genome shotgun sequence genome:
- the CYTIP gene encoding cytohesin-interacting protein, giving the protein MALRRLIQQNHNANFVGFGASPACAVGGDQALPMDSRRIQHLASTVGTLPRGRKQLALTRSSSLGDSSRPQRHLVAILKEDKETFGFEIQTIRFPHQSDYSLEVCTYVCKIQEESPAHLSGLQTGDILASINGMSTDGFSHKQIVDLIKSSGNYLRLETVNGAMFLRKMELEDKLQLLKQTLQQKWVELRSLLLQEQRLLHGEVNDNALLGALELEEPSLRGGCSTPGPLFPTKPRFSSESSSRSWLSSMTVDSEDSSYQSGTFEDSAAESLSRQSSMDDDCFFPRDGDGTAGRSSLRRNRSISLASSGSMSPLWEGSSCTSSFGTLPRKSRRSSVRKHLLKFIPGLHRAVEEEESRV; this is encoded by the exons ATGGCTCTAAGACGGCTCATTCAGCAGAACCATAACGCCAACTTCGTAGGCTTCGGCGCCAGCCCCGCCTGCGCTGTCGGGGGGGACCAGGCTCTGCCGATGGACAGCAGGAGGATCCAGCACCTGGCCAGCACGGTGGGGACGCTGCCCCGCGGGCGCAAGCAG CTTGCCTTAACCAGATCCAGCTCCTTGGGCGACTCCTCCAGGCCGCAAAG ACACCTCGTTGCTAtattaaaagaagataaagagaCGTTCGGGTTTGAAATCCAG ACTATTAGATTTCCACACCAAAGCGATTACTCCCTGGAGGTATGCACTTACGTCTGCAAAATTCAAGAAGAAAGTCCCGCCCATCTTTCAGGCCTTCAGACTG GCGATATCCTCGCCAGCATCAACGGCATGAGCACTGATGGTTTTAGTCACAAGCAAATAGTAGACTTGATAAAGTCTTCAGGGAACTATTTAAG GTTAGAGACTGTCAACGGGGCCATGTTTCTGCGGAAAATGGAGCTCGAGGACAAGCTGCAGTTACTGAAG cAAACCCTGCAGCAGAAATGGGTGGAGTTGCGCTCCCTGCTCTTACAGGAACAGCGCTTGCTGCACG GGGAGGTGAACGACAACGCTCTGCTGGGCGCGCTGGAGCTGGAAGAGCCCAGCTTGCGTGGTGGCTGCAGCACGCCAGGACCCCTCTTCCCGACGAAGCCTCGCTTCTCCAGCGAGAGCAGCTCCCGCAGCTGGCTGAGCTCGATGACCGTGGACAGCGAGGACAGCTCCTACCAGAGCGGCACCTTCGAGGATTCGGCTGCAGAGAGCCTGAGCCGCCAGTCGAGCATGGATGACGACTGCTTCTTCCCCAGGGACGGGGACGGCACTGCCGGGAGGTCCTCTCTGCGGAGGAACCGCAGCATCAGcctggccagcagcgggtccatgtCCCCGCTCTGGGAGGGGAGCAGCTGCACCAGTAGTTTTGGGACTCTCCCGCGGAAAAGCCGGAGATCCAGTGTCCGAAAGCATCTTTTGAAATTCATTCCGGGCCTTCACCGGgcagtggaagaggaagaaagccGGGTCTGA